From the Lathyrus oleraceus cultivar Zhongwan6 chromosome 4, CAAS_Psat_ZW6_1.0, whole genome shotgun sequence genome, one window contains:
- the LOC127136826 gene encoding uncharacterized protein LOC127136826, which produces MDLIQEAGLMKTVTQFSKYYEMLVKEFIVNLSEECADGKSKEFKKVYVRGKCVKFSPSVINKYLGRPDEAQPELEVRKWPLKGKLVASKLSVRYAMLYKIGAANWVPTNHKSTVAHAESFSVKGPIAFPSLICGIVLNQFPNILIENDFVKKRDRPMSFNHKLFLGTHVPDIVMTSGETSRVSNQPGKAVVIGMLKETCRELEARKLNLEKLISSLEMTEGDVLADGGEFGEAAAVAEEAER; this is translated from the exons ATGGATCTTATTCAAGAGGCTGGTTTAATGAAGACTGTGACTCAGTTTTCAAAGTACTATGAGATGTTGGTAAAGGAATTTATTGTTAATTTGTCTGAAGAATGTGCTGATGGCAAGTCTAAGGAATTCAAGAAAGTGTATGTGAGAGGCAAGTGTGTAAAATTCTCTCCTTCAGTGATCAACAAGTATTTGGGAAGGCCTGATGAagctcaacctgagcttgag GTAAGGAAGTGGCCTCTCAAAGGAAAATTGGTGGCAAGTAAACTGAGTGTCAGGTATGCAATGCTGTACAAGATTGGAGCTGCTAACTGGGTGCCCACCAATCATAAATCTACAGTTGCT CATGCAGAAAGCTTCAGTGTGAAGGGtcctatagcctttccttctcTCATCTGTGGTATTGTTTTGAATCAGTTTCCAAACATCTTAATTGAGAATGATTTTGTGAAGAAAAGAGATAGGCCTATGTCTTTCAATCATAAGTTGTTCCTAGGTACccatgtccctgacattgtcatgacatcaggtGAGACATCACGTGTAAGCAATCAGCCAGGTAAAGCTGTTGTCATTGGAATGCTCAAAGAAACCTGCAGGGAATtagaggcaaggaagctgaaCTTGGAAAAATTGATTAGCTCTTTGGAGATGACTGAAGGTGATGTGCTAGCTGATGGTGGAGAATTTGGTGAAGCTGCTGCTGTTGCAGAAGAAGCTGAAAGATAA